In Populus nigra chromosome 10, ddPopNigr1.1, whole genome shotgun sequence, the following proteins share a genomic window:
- the LOC133704179 gene encoding transcription factor MYB2-like has product MSWGVMAGQLAWGGLIEEGWRKGPWTAEEDRLLIEYVRLHGDGRWSSVARLAGLKRNGKSCRLRWVNYLRPDLKRGQITPHEESIIVELHARWGNRWSTIARSLPGRTDNEIKNYWRTHFKKKAKLSSDNSDKARTRHLKRQQFQQQQQLQRQQQQTQHQQPLQINQLDMRKIVSLLDENEDKEPCTPEMRQEMAPHAMYPNTIEEHGLLYNMFNVNNASVPEASNEDILWDGLWNLDDLHGNLGVACATSKASMQNLVAPFC; this is encoded by the exons ATGTCTTGGGGAGTGATGGCAGGGCAGTTGGCCTGGGGTGGTCTGATCGAAGAGGGTTGGAGGAAAGGACCTTGGACTGCTGAAGAAGACAGGTTGCTTATTGAATATGTCAGGTTGCATGGTGATGGAAGATGGAGCTCTGTAGCCAGGCTTGCAG GGCTGAAAAGGAATGGAAAGAGCTGCAGATTGAGGTGGGTGAATTACTTGAGGCCAGACCTGAAGAGGGGGCAGATAACTCCCCATGAAGAGAGCATTATTGTGGAGCTGCATGCTAGGTGGGGGAACAG GTGGTCCACAATTGCGAGAAGCTTGCCAGGAAGAACTGATAATGAGATCAAGAATTACTGGAGGACTCATTTCAAGAAGAAGGCCAAGCTCTCTTCAGATAACTCTGACAAGGCAAGAACTCGTCACCTGAAGAGGCAGCAAtttcaacagcagcagcagctgcagcGACAACAGCAACAAACTCAACATCAACAACCACTGCAGATAAATCAATTGGACATGAGAAAGATCGTGTCCTTACTTGATGAAAACGAAGATAAAGAGCCATGTACACCTGAAATGAGGCAGGAAATGGCCCCTCATGCCATGTACCCCAACACAATTGAGGAGCATGGCTTGCTATATAATATGTTCAATGTCAATAATGCATCAGTGCCTGAGGCCTCGAACGAGGATATACTCTGGGATGGCTTGTGGAACTTGGATGATCTCCATGGCAATCTTGGTGTGGCATGTGCAACAAGCAAAGCTAGTATGCAAAATTTAGTGGCACCTTTTTGTTAA